The following coding sequences lie in one Desulfurispira natronophila genomic window:
- a CDS encoding lytic murein transglycosylase, with protein sequence MFSVSNAEDTSFEQCLNRLKSQAANQGFSPSLINDVFSQVNQREQLVKLDRSQAEFTETFWQYLQNRVTSQRVERGRELLQEHGPLLRRIAADYGVRPEYLLAFWGMETNYGTFFGNTPVFDALTTLACDGRREEFFSTQLMHALSIVQEGSVEPERMRGSWAGAMGHTQFMPSTFTAYAVDYDGNGRRDLWNSLPDAFASSANYLSSMGWRDGERWGREVYLPDNFDYSQADLGNRQPLSYWRQQGVTQVDGKPVANLDMPAAVILPQGHQGPAFVVYHNFHLIMRWNRSVSFALAVGHLSDRIAGMGNLATSPPSNEEMHRLSRSDVKELQQRLADLGLYNHPEATGTIGPETRNATRRFQQLVDMPADAYPTRQILERLREVDVSGDQVSYRYVVN encoded by the coding sequence ATGTTTAGCGTCAGTAATGCAGAGGATACCAGTTTTGAGCAGTGCCTAAATCGCTTGAAATCGCAGGCTGCCAACCAGGGGTTTTCACCTTCTTTGATAAATGATGTTTTTTCCCAGGTAAACCAAAGGGAGCAACTGGTCAAGCTGGACCGCTCGCAGGCCGAGTTTACGGAGACTTTCTGGCAGTACCTTCAGAATCGTGTTACATCCCAGCGGGTTGAGAGAGGGCGTGAACTATTGCAGGAGCATGGGCCTCTTTTGCGGCGCATAGCTGCCGACTATGGGGTTCGGCCAGAGTATCTGCTAGCCTTTTGGGGTATGGAGACTAACTACGGAACATTTTTTGGTAATACTCCGGTCTTTGATGCTTTGACGACCCTGGCCTGTGATGGTCGACGCGAAGAATTTTTTTCCACGCAACTTATGCATGCCTTAAGCATCGTGCAGGAGGGCAGTGTTGAGCCAGAGCGCATGCGTGGTTCCTGGGCCGGTGCTATGGGTCACACTCAGTTTATGCCCTCTACTTTCACTGCCTATGCCGTAGATTACGATGGCAATGGAAGGCGCGACCTGTGGAACAGTCTTCCTGACGCTTTCGCCTCTTCCGCGAACTACCTGAGTTCTATGGGCTGGCGTGACGGTGAGCGCTGGGGACGTGAAGTTTATTTGCCTGACAACTTTGATTACTCACAGGCTGACCTTGGCAATCGTCAACCTCTCTCCTATTGGCGTCAGCAAGGGGTGACGCAGGTTGACGGGAAACCAGTTGCCAATCTTGATATGCCTGCAGCGGTTATACTTCCTCAAGGTCACCAAGGCCCTGCATTTGTTGTCTATCATAACTTCCACCTGATTATGCGATGGAATCGGTCGGTATCCTTTGCATTGGCTGTGGGTCACCTTTCCGATCGTATTGCAGGTATGGGCAATCTGGCCACGAGCCCTCCTTCCAATGAAGAGATGCATCGCCTCAGTCGCAGCGATGTGAAAGAGCTGCAGCAGCGACTGGCTGACCTTGGCTTGTATAACCACCCCGAGGCTACTGGCACCATTGGCCCTGAGACTCGCAATGCCACGCGTCGCTTTCAGCAGCTGGTAGATATGCCAGCAGATGCCTACCCAACCAGGCAGATCCTGGAGCGATTGCGGGAAGTTGATGTTAGTGGTGATCAGGTGAGTTATCGTTACGTGGTTAATTGA
- the acnA gene encoding aconitate hydratase AcnA — MDFAAAKKNFELQGKTYTMYDIKELEGAGVGTIDRLPFSVRILVENLLRKYDNGATVTGDAVKEIVNWKPRYDRPMEIAYYPGRVLMQDFTGVPGIVDLAAMRDAMKELGKQPSLINPIVPVDMVVDHSVQIDAYGEPDALEQNVSREYERNAERYRLLKWAQKAFHNIRIVPPNSGICHQVNLEYLGQVAMTQTNEAGELEVFPDSLVGTDSHTTMINGIGVMGWGVGGIEAEAVMLGQPYYMPIPEVVGVKLHGKLQEGVTATDLVLRITELLRKHKVVEKFVEFYGPGVKELSVVDRATIANMAPEYGATMGFFPVDEKTLDYLRLTNRSEAAELTEYYAKEQKLFYYGDEEPEYSSALEVDISTIVPSMAGPSRPQDRVDLSVVGERFRESFGGEQARSFEVTVKGKNSTVENGSVVIASITSCTNTSNPSVMIAAGLVAKKAVAKGLKVKPHVKTTLAPGSKVVTRYLNSSGLLHHLEALGFHVAAYGCATCIGNSGPLDPAVENAIKEGDLSVASVLSGNRNFEARVHQNVKANFLASPPLVVLYALTGRVDVDITVEPVGQDRNGQPVYLKDLWPSNEEIQDAMEGTVSPQVFAQEYGTILDGDHHWRSLEVAQGETFQWDENSTYIRRPSFFDGIGEQKEMLSDLEGARTLLALGDSVTTDHISPAGSIPAEYPAGKYLVSHGVNPEDFNSYGSRRGNHEVMVRGTFANVRIKNALAADKTGSWTCKYPKGKLTYVYDAAMEYAWEGIPLVVLGGKEYGTGSSRDWAAKGTFLLGVRGVITESFERIHRSNLVGMGVLPMVFKEGESWKSLGLTGEEILSVYGIGTLEPGKELRVVAVKPDGSQKEFFVNVRVNTDIEVQYLKSGGILAYVLQRLAARS, encoded by the coding sequence ATGGATTTCGCTGCGGCTAAAAAGAATTTTGAACTACAGGGTAAAACGTACACTATGTACGATATCAAAGAGCTGGAGGGTGCAGGAGTCGGTACCATTGATCGCCTTCCCTTCTCTGTTCGGATTCTGGTGGAAAATCTGCTGAGGAAGTATGATAACGGCGCAACGGTAACCGGTGATGCTGTAAAGGAGATTGTCAACTGGAAGCCACGCTACGACCGCCCCATGGAGATTGCCTACTACCCGGGGCGCGTTCTGATGCAAGACTTCACTGGTGTGCCAGGAATTGTTGATCTTGCTGCCATGCGGGATGCCATGAAGGAGTTGGGTAAGCAGCCATCCTTGATCAACCCCATCGTGCCGGTGGATATGGTAGTGGATCACTCAGTTCAGATTGATGCCTACGGTGAGCCAGATGCCCTGGAGCAGAATGTCTCCCGTGAATATGAGCGAAATGCTGAGCGCTATCGTCTATTGAAGTGGGCTCAGAAGGCGTTTCACAATATTCGAATAGTTCCCCCAAATTCAGGTATCTGCCACCAGGTGAATCTGGAGTATCTGGGACAGGTGGCCATGACCCAAACTAACGAAGCGGGCGAACTGGAAGTCTTTCCTGACAGCCTCGTAGGTACTGACTCTCACACCACTATGATTAATGGTATTGGTGTTATGGGTTGGGGTGTGGGTGGTATTGAAGCCGAAGCGGTTATGTTGGGGCAGCCCTACTACATGCCTATTCCGGAAGTGGTTGGGGTTAAATTGCACGGCAAACTGCAGGAAGGTGTTACGGCTACTGACCTCGTATTGCGTATAACTGAGCTTTTGCGTAAGCACAAGGTGGTAGAGAAATTTGTGGAGTTTTATGGTCCTGGTGTCAAAGAGCTCTCTGTGGTTGACCGTGCCACTATCGCCAACATGGCTCCCGAGTATGGCGCCACCATGGGCTTTTTCCCTGTTGATGAGAAGACACTGGATTACCTGCGCCTGACCAACAGGAGTGAAGCCGCCGAGCTTACCGAGTATTACGCCAAGGAGCAGAAGCTCTTCTACTATGGAGACGAAGAGCCAGAGTATAGCTCTGCCTTGGAAGTTGATATTTCAACCATAGTTCCCTCCATGGCCGGTCCGTCTCGCCCACAGGACCGGGTAGACCTGTCAGTCGTAGGTGAGCGCTTCCGTGAGTCCTTCGGAGGGGAGCAGGCCCGCAGTTTTGAGGTTACCGTCAAGGGAAAAAACAGCACTGTTGAGAATGGCAGTGTCGTTATTGCTTCCATAACATCTTGTACGAATACGTCCAATCCCTCGGTAATGATTGCAGCTGGTCTGGTTGCCAAAAAGGCTGTGGCAAAGGGCCTGAAGGTCAAGCCTCATGTCAAGACAACACTGGCCCCTGGCTCAAAGGTAGTGACTCGTTACCTCAACAGCAGCGGTTTGCTGCATCATCTTGAGGCCTTAGGTTTTCATGTAGCTGCCTATGGCTGTGCTACGTGTATCGGCAACAGTGGCCCGCTGGATCCTGCTGTTGAGAATGCCATTAAAGAAGGTGATCTGAGTGTTGCCTCGGTGCTTTCTGGAAACCGTAACTTTGAGGCAAGAGTGCATCAGAATGTCAAGGCCAACTTTCTGGCATCGCCACCTTTGGTTGTGCTCTATGCCCTGACCGGTCGAGTTGACGTTGATATTACCGTCGAGCCGGTTGGGCAGGATCGAAACGGTCAGCCGGTTTACCTGAAGGACCTTTGGCCTAGCAACGAAGAGATCCAGGATGCCATGGAAGGGACAGTTTCTCCCCAGGTTTTTGCCCAAGAGTATGGAACCATTCTGGATGGAGACCACCATTGGCGCTCCCTGGAGGTAGCCCAAGGGGAGACCTTTCAGTGGGATGAGAATTCCACGTATATCCGCCGCCCCTCCTTTTTTGACGGCATAGGGGAGCAAAAAGAGATGCTGTCTGATCTTGAAGGGGCTCGAACTTTGTTGGCCCTGGGAGATTCAGTGACCACCGACCATATTTCGCCGGCGGGCAGTATTCCTGCTGAATATCCGGCTGGCAAGTACCTGGTTAGTCACGGTGTCAACCCGGAGGATTTTAACTCTTATGGTTCGCGGCGTGGCAATCACGAGGTGATGGTACGAGGGACCTTTGCCAACGTTCGCATCAAAAATGCCCTTGCCGCTGACAAGACCGGCAGCTGGACCTGTAAATACCCCAAGGGTAAATTGACCTACGTCTATGATGCTGCCATGGAGTATGCCTGGGAGGGCATACCTTTGGTTGTGTTGGGTGGTAAGGAGTACGGTACCGGCTCATCACGGGACTGGGCCGCCAAAGGCACATTCCTGTTGGGGGTGCGGGGAGTTATAACTGAATCTTTCGAGCGTATTCACCGCAGCAATCTGGTAGGTATGGGCGTGTTACCAATGGTATTCAAAGAAGGGGAGAGCTGGAAAAGCCTGGGGCTTACTGGCGAAGAAATACTTTCCGTCTATGGCATTGGAACCTTGGAGCCGGGTAAAGAGTTGCGCGTAGTGGCGGTGAAGCCCGATGGTAGCCAAAAAGAGTTCTTTGTCAATGTCAGGGTGAATACCGATATTGAAGTGCAGTACCTCAAGTCCGGAGGCATTCTGGCCTATGTTCTTCAGCGCCTGGCAGCACGTAGTTGA
- a CDS encoding DUF2231 domain-containing protein produces MKLDELKHNDGQDGRSAYVGYDGKVYDVTKSRMWKNGVHARVHKAGEDLTQAMKSAPHGPEVFEGFAEVGQIEVQKNQAQAQEQDPLERWQQWYRKYHPHPMFIHFPIGLLNFAILMYILYLVTGAESLETTAFHAMAVMVISIIPSVASGWFSWKVNYLGAWNRIFAVKTFCSAILFTMALIVVLIRLSFPEVAFGSGGLFWLYTLLFFGQLPVSGAIGYYGGKLTWQS; encoded by the coding sequence ATGAAGCTAGATGAGCTTAAGCATAATGATGGCCAAGATGGTCGTTCTGCGTATGTGGGGTATGATGGGAAAGTGTACGATGTCACCAAGAGTCGGATGTGGAAAAATGGTGTTCATGCACGGGTACATAAGGCTGGTGAGGATCTAACTCAGGCCATGAAGTCGGCTCCTCATGGACCAGAGGTTTTTGAAGGTTTTGCAGAAGTTGGGCAAATCGAGGTTCAAAAAAATCAAGCCCAAGCACAAGAGCAAGATCCATTGGAGCGCTGGCAGCAGTGGTACCGTAAATATCACCCTCACCCGATGTTTATCCACTTCCCCATTGGGTTACTTAACTTTGCTATTTTAATGTATATCCTCTACTTGGTAACTGGCGCCGAGAGTCTGGAGACAACAGCTTTCCACGCCATGGCGGTAATGGTGATCAGTATTATTCCTTCGGTTGCCTCCGGCTGGTTTAGCTGGAAAGTTAATTATCTTGGCGCCTGGAACCGCATATTTGCCGTCAAGACCTTTTGCAGCGCTATCCTTTTCACCATGGCGCTTATAGTTGTGCTGATACGCTTGAGCTTCCCTGAGGTTGCCTTTGGGAGTGGTGGGCTTTTCTGGCTCTATACGCTGCTCTTTTTTGGTCAGCTTCCAGTTTCCGGAGCCATTGGGTACTATGGTGGCAAATTGACCTGGCAGAGTTGA
- the ppdK gene encoding pyruvate, phosphate dikinase: MTKKYVYYFGDGQAEGDGKNKELLGGKGAGLAEMTNLGIPVPPGFTISTEACIAYYQNNNQYPEGLWSELSEALQRLEKSTGKGFGNVDNPLLVSVRSGARVSMPGMMDTVLNLGLSDETVAGLARKSGNERFAYDSYRRFIQMFGDVVLDVPHHSFEKIMRQMKKERGVSVDTELSTTDLKELVKKFEELVKQETGSPFPQDPMEQLKLSINAVFGSWNNQRAKTYRKINKIPENWGTAVNVQIMVFGNMGSDCGTGVAFTRNPATGAKEFFGEFLIDAQGEDVVAGIRTPEPIADLKKLMPEVFGQLEDVYTKLEKHYQEMQDIEFTVEQGTLYMLQTRTGKRTAKAAIKIAHDMFNEGLIDKKTAVLRVTPQQVDQLLHPMIDPETEYDAIAKGLPASPGAAVGKVVFDADTAVEWAERGERVILVRVETSPDDIGGMDAAQGILTATGGMTSHAAVVARGMGKCCVAGCGALEIDEHKKELRIGTTTLVEGDFITINGSTGEVINDQVELVEPELSQEFADILNWSDEFRRLGVRTNADTPHDSTTAREFGAEGIGLCRTEHMFFEGERIDAVREMILSESPQSRRRALEKIKPYQKEDFLGIFRAMEGLPVTIRLLDPPLHEFLPHSEQDIQKVADATGLSFNQLKRKSEELREFNPMLGHRGCRLGISHPEIYEMQVYAIMEAACELKKEGRDIQPEIMIPLVGHVQELAELRELTVAICREVIATYGVEVSYLVGTMIELPRAALTADSIASEADFFSFGTNDLTQTALGISRDDSGKFLPLYVEKKIYGEDPFVSIDEEGVGQLVRMGVEKGRATKPDIKTGICGEHGGDPDSVFFCHRIGLDYVSCSPYRVPIARLAAAHAAILEK; the protein is encoded by the coding sequence ATGACAAAAAAATACGTATACTACTTTGGGGATGGCCAAGCCGAAGGGGACGGCAAAAACAAAGAGCTACTGGGTGGCAAGGGTGCCGGGTTGGCTGAAATGACCAACCTGGGGATACCCGTTCCTCCCGGATTTACTATATCCACCGAAGCGTGTATCGCTTACTATCAAAATAATAACCAATACCCGGAGGGGCTGTGGAGCGAACTCAGTGAAGCCCTGCAGCGGTTGGAAAAATCCACCGGAAAAGGATTCGGCAATGTGGATAATCCCCTGCTGGTATCCGTTCGTTCCGGCGCCCGTGTATCCATGCCTGGCATGATGGACACAGTACTGAATCTGGGGCTAAGTGATGAAACAGTAGCCGGCCTTGCGCGCAAATCTGGCAACGAGCGCTTTGCCTACGACTCCTACCGTCGTTTTATCCAGATGTTTGGCGATGTAGTCCTTGACGTCCCCCATCACAGCTTTGAAAAAATTATGCGCCAGATGAAAAAGGAGCGCGGAGTCAGCGTAGATACCGAGCTGAGTACCACTGACCTTAAAGAGCTGGTGAAAAAATTTGAAGAGCTGGTAAAACAGGAAACCGGCTCGCCGTTTCCTCAGGATCCCATGGAACAGCTCAAGCTTTCCATCAATGCCGTCTTTGGTTCCTGGAACAACCAAAGAGCCAAAACTTATCGCAAAATCAACAAAATCCCCGAAAACTGGGGTACGGCTGTCAATGTACAAATTATGGTGTTTGGCAATATGGGCTCCGATTGCGGCACCGGCGTAGCCTTTACCCGCAACCCGGCAACTGGCGCAAAGGAGTTTTTCGGAGAGTTCCTCATTGATGCCCAAGGCGAAGACGTTGTCGCAGGAATTCGCACTCCCGAGCCTATTGCTGACCTAAAAAAACTTATGCCCGAAGTGTTTGGCCAGCTGGAGGATGTTTACACCAAGCTAGAAAAGCACTACCAGGAAATGCAGGACATAGAGTTCACCGTTGAACAAGGAACTCTGTACATGCTGCAAACCCGGACCGGCAAACGTACCGCAAAAGCCGCAATCAAAATTGCCCACGACATGTTTAATGAAGGCCTTATTGACAAGAAAACAGCTGTCCTGAGAGTCACTCCACAACAGGTAGACCAGCTATTGCACCCCATGATTGATCCAGAAACCGAATACGACGCTATCGCCAAAGGACTCCCTGCCTCGCCAGGCGCTGCCGTTGGCAAAGTGGTCTTTGACGCTGATACCGCCGTAGAGTGGGCAGAGCGGGGAGAAAGAGTTATTCTGGTACGAGTAGAAACGTCCCCCGACGATATCGGCGGCATGGATGCTGCCCAGGGCATACTCACTGCCACCGGTGGCATGACTAGCCACGCCGCTGTAGTAGCCAGAGGGATGGGCAAGTGCTGTGTCGCAGGCTGTGGCGCCCTGGAAATTGACGAGCACAAAAAAGAGCTGCGCATAGGCACAACAACACTGGTTGAGGGCGACTTTATTACCATCAACGGCAGCACCGGTGAAGTCATCAACGACCAGGTAGAGTTGGTGGAGCCAGAGCTTTCCCAGGAGTTTGCCGACATACTCAACTGGTCCGACGAATTCCGCCGCCTGGGTGTTCGCACCAATGCCGACACCCCCCACGACTCCACAACTGCCAGAGAGTTTGGCGCTGAAGGCATTGGCCTGTGTCGAACTGAGCATATGTTCTTTGAGGGCGAGCGCATCGACGCCGTACGGGAAATGATTCTCTCTGAGTCCCCCCAGAGCCGGCGCCGGGCTCTGGAAAAAATCAAGCCGTACCAAAAAGAGGATTTTCTGGGCATATTCCGCGCCATGGAAGGCTTACCCGTTACTATTCGCCTGCTTGACCCACCCCTGCACGAGTTTCTGCCCCACAGCGAACAGGATATCCAAAAAGTCGCCGACGCCACTGGCCTCTCTTTTAATCAGCTCAAAAGAAAATCTGAAGAGCTGCGGGAGTTCAACCCTATGCTGGGGCACAGAGGGTGCCGCCTGGGGATATCCCACCCAGAAATATACGAAATGCAGGTTTACGCCATAATGGAAGCAGCCTGTGAACTGAAAAAAGAAGGGCGGGACATTCAGCCGGAAATAATGATTCCGCTGGTGGGGCACGTTCAGGAGCTCGCTGAACTGCGGGAGCTCACCGTCGCGATTTGTCGTGAAGTTATCGCCACTTACGGCGTAGAGGTCAGCTACCTGGTGGGAACCATGATTGAACTACCTCGTGCCGCCCTCACAGCTGACTCTATTGCCAGCGAGGCCGACTTCTTTTCATTTGGAACCAATGACCTGACCCAGACGGCACTTGGCATCAGCCGTGATGACTCTGGCAAGTTTCTGCCTCTCTACGTTGAGAAAAAAATCTATGGCGAAGATCCTTTTGTCTCCATAGATGAAGAGGGTGTGGGCCAGCTGGTCCGCATGGGCGTGGAAAAAGGCCGGGCTACCAAACCTGACATCAAGACTGGCATTTGTGGCGAACACGGCGGGGATCCTGACTCTGTTTTCTTTTGCCACCGCATAGGACTGGATTATGTAAGCTGCTCCCCATACCGGGTTCCCATAGCACGACTGGCAGCCGCTCACGCCGCCATCCTGGAAAAGTGA
- a CDS encoding acyl-CoA thioesterase, which yields MSHRAESVDFIFPEDLNHHGTLFGGKIAKQMSKTASIVATRYAYSKILLVSINNFTFLSPVNLGDTFRIVARAIGTGRTSIEVRADGYTQDPLGGVEQRACFAYFTFVKLSQDNQPLPVEPFAGEETEELKLVREIKLLSRKLQDVEE from the coding sequence ATGAGCCACCGAGCCGAAAGTGTTGACTTTATTTTCCCGGAAGACCTGAATCACCACGGAACTCTATTTGGTGGCAAGATAGCCAAGCAGATGTCAAAAACCGCCTCTATTGTAGCGACGCGGTATGCTTATAGTAAAATCTTGCTGGTATCTATCAATAACTTTACTTTTCTTTCGCCGGTCAATCTTGGCGATACCTTTCGAATTGTTGCCAGAGCTATTGGCACTGGGCGTACCAGTATAGAGGTTCGTGCTGACGGGTATACCCAGGATCCGCTGGGAGGAGTTGAGCAGCGGGCCTGCTTTGCCTACTTTACCTTTGTCAAGCTTTCACAGGATAATCAGCCATTGCCTGTTGAGCCTTTTGCGGGGGAGGAGACGGAGGAGTTGAAATTGGTGCGGGAGATAAAGTTATTAAGCCGTAAGTTGCAGGATGTAGAAGAGTAA
- a CDS encoding response regulator produces the protein MRSTAVPCKYIYHDNYVINVHCGEHQQPNVFLGSGKNIALICLMNDSSLYHLISDSFAAWSQHQSEFNLLTFVMHFRKNNQDHLSREHRAIFLCIDETEQSLQVVNFSMPRLLLKGQEHNVISMAEEEGSLANPDAMFRVYACPLTEVSSIIATDSNNLLHLAQQHFHHISSKNHIEDLMSAEGSQGSYAYINLFFATPPQLEGEFTQSQFDLDAICQLEERFQKTLDNLDIDKAAVERANITFHEIFFNAFEHGVLHIGRERKDTLIREGRYETVLQELGATAEGSIQVQIHRLPPHQLLRITIADSGPGFDFRPFLSQLHCSVDTYRGRGICFIRNYTDGIYYRCHGNKVSFHICTATASCTRTNTQESSASADTNPAWDDISILVVDDDPYVLDMYSLLLRRTTSKVHTACDGKEGLEKYHQLRPDVIISDIQMPHITGLEMVRHIRENDLSTPIILLTAYSDRDHILEAIETGANRFITKPLEVHKLRNHLEYYVTQIRTKRELDAKRQEEQHQREQAFFELNAKRLHDEQQQRETFAKEQLIIRNDSAKLIHIRAETYYKPQEILSGDIYGICHINADEDLFYIIDSMGKGLSASVTSILCASWLNNHIQNIIDQSAFFDIDDTANRFANYIRQYLIDSEMLSFCLANIDNRNGTINYISCGMYPLLIKDLSTASHTIISLKGNHPPFFRYSAPLQKSTAPLPQYYALLMYSDALCENDSFGTKQLQESFRQHHSLEPIVSAFYQAIGLNNQETADDDLSAILVVKEP, from the coding sequence ATGAGAAGCACAGCTGTACCCTGCAAGTATATCTATCACGACAATTACGTCATCAATGTTCACTGCGGAGAGCACCAGCAGCCAAACGTATTTCTCGGTAGCGGCAAAAACATCGCCTTGATCTGCCTGATGAATGATAGCTCCCTCTACCACTTGATATCCGACTCATTTGCCGCATGGAGCCAGCATCAATCAGAATTCAACCTTCTGACCTTTGTAATGCACTTTCGTAAAAATAACCAGGATCACCTGAGCCGTGAGCACCGAGCCATTTTTCTCTGCATCGACGAAACCGAACAGAGCCTGCAAGTGGTTAATTTCTCCATGCCCCGCTTACTCCTCAAGGGACAGGAGCATAATGTGATCAGCATGGCAGAAGAAGAAGGGAGCCTCGCCAACCCAGACGCCATGTTTCGAGTCTACGCCTGCCCCCTGACGGAAGTCAGTTCTATTATCGCTACCGATAGCAACAACCTGCTCCATCTAGCACAACAGCATTTTCATCACATTAGCAGCAAAAACCACATTGAAGATCTCATGAGTGCTGAAGGTTCTCAGGGTAGTTACGCCTACATAAACCTATTTTTTGCAACGCCCCCCCAATTAGAAGGTGAATTTACTCAGAGTCAATTCGACCTTGATGCTATCTGTCAGCTTGAGGAGCGATTTCAGAAGACCCTGGATAATCTTGACATTGACAAGGCAGCAGTAGAGCGGGCCAACATCACATTCCACGAAATATTTTTTAACGCTTTTGAACATGGGGTTTTGCACATTGGAAGAGAGCGCAAAGACACACTGATACGGGAGGGGCGTTATGAAACTGTGCTCCAGGAGCTCGGTGCCACTGCAGAAGGTTCGATACAGGTCCAAATACATCGCCTGCCACCTCATCAACTTTTACGTATCACCATAGCCGACAGTGGGCCTGGGTTTGATTTTCGCCCGTTTCTTAGCCAGCTTCACTGCTCCGTTGACACCTATCGTGGACGAGGAATCTGTTTTATACGAAACTACACTGACGGCATCTACTATCGCTGTCACGGTAACAAAGTGAGCTTTCACATTTGCACCGCAACTGCTTCCTGCACGCGAACAAATACCCAAGAGTCATCCGCCTCAGCAGACACCAATCCAGCATGGGATGATATATCCATTCTCGTGGTGGACGATGATCCCTACGTCCTTGACATGTACTCTTTGCTTTTACGACGCACTACCAGTAAGGTTCATACGGCATGTGACGGCAAAGAGGGCCTTGAGAAATACCATCAGCTGCGTCCAGATGTGATAATCAGTGACATCCAGATGCCACATATAACCGGTCTTGAAATGGTGCGACATATTCGTGAAAACGATTTAAGTACACCCATTATCCTGCTCACTGCCTATTCCGACCGGGACCACATCCTGGAGGCCATAGAAACCGGAGCTAATCGGTTTATCACCAAACCCCTGGAAGTGCATAAGCTGCGCAACCACCTTGAGTATTACGTCACCCAAATTCGTACCAAACGGGAGCTTGATGCCAAACGCCAGGAAGAGCAGCATCAGCGTGAGCAGGCTTTTTTCGAGCTAAATGCGAAACGACTCCATGATGAACAACAGCAGCGTGAGACCTTTGCCAAAGAGCAACTCATCATTCGAAACGACTCAGCCAAACTTATCCATATTCGCGCCGAAACCTACTATAAACCCCAAGAGATCCTCAGCGGTGATATTTACGGCATCTGCCACATCAATGCTGACGAAGACCTCTTTTATATCATTGACAGCATGGGCAAAGGCCTCAGCGCTTCGGTCACCTCAATTCTATGCGCCTCCTGGCTCAATAACCATATCCAGAACATTATTGACCAGAGCGCTTTTTTTGACATTGACGACACCGCCAACCGTTTTGCAAACTATATCCGCCAATATCTCATAGACAGCGAAATGCTCTCTTTTTGTTTAGCCAATATTGACAATCGTAACGGCACGATCAATTACATAAGCTGTGGTATGTACCCACTACTCATAAAAGACCTTAGCACCGCCTCCCATACCATAATTTCCCTTAAAGGTAATCATCCTCCTTTTTTCCGTTACAGCGCTCCTCTGCAAAAAAGCACGGCCCCTCTGCCACAATACTACGCCCTGCTCATGTACTCTGACGCCCTGTGTGAAAACGACTCCTTCGGCACGAAGCAGCTTCAGGAATCCTTCCGCCAGCACCACAGTCTGGAGCCCATAGTGTCTGCCTTCTATCAGGCTATTGGTCTCAATAACCAGGAAACAGCCGACGATGATCTCAGTGCAATTCTGGTGGTCAAGGAGCCTTGA